In one window of Henckelia pumila isolate YLH828 chromosome 1, ASM3356847v2, whole genome shotgun sequence DNA:
- the LOC140875409 gene encoding uncharacterized protein, with product MNAIFLRELEKKEKAGGSSPVPKKQLASTASKPKKDSQAEPPKKKQAKAPATAKKDEGPSSPTNKKQASPKKASKKSNSLTSPKVKTSRAREETEFSQPGSPHTGHSIYHSYTPESTIVGCGPNRIAHGLLYNLPSTADAAFLSSLEYFDVVSRTCSSITEKIILENSKNKSIIDGLAAKIEESQRTRDHELQELKAQSDELLMKKEEELQQLNRSHEMEIQKLKEEMKSSQAKCDYILRRDLWASLLQFKPDGGPWLVGGDFNVVRDDSECLGSSGGRQLPMDEFNHFVLESALVDAGFEGSSFTWTNKSIWKRLDRVFVSVDWGDHFNSVRVEHLSRTVSDHCPLLVSAPVFARGPSSFWFQSMWTRHPGFHQTVRLNWNMPCSLQGMPRIFSKLKRLKGHLKWWNRDVFGNLFDKIAEAERSVKLAEAACEADPSKNCWTLLSRCNEELSRVTAMEADFWKQKAACNWLEDGERNTKLFHNLVKKKNVVNKIFRIWEDGICLTSPSLIQQSGAAYFERLLTGDPFALDLPDFSGFPLRFRRRRTLALLPHLPWRRFHDVMDAVLDFFRGSLMPQGFTATTITLIPKVEGAQAWTDFRPISLCNVSNKIISKLLYSRLRSVVGRLVSQSQSGFVPGRMIADNILLAHELTHSLNLPARGGNVIQKLDMAKAYDRVQWSFLLDVLRRFGFSEQVVRMGDPLSPLLFVLGAEYLSRGLDRLFLQHADMRYRSGCDLPMYHLAYADNVIIFANGGSRGLQRLKDFLAHYENCSGQLVNVAKSAMIFPPGWTAHRRSRFLRITGFAEGQLPLKYLGAPLFRGNRKCSLFEPLLQSVRKKLEGWESRSLSPGSRMMLIHSVLLSIPIFLCQVIQPPLAVLEKLERIFNAFLWGSRPLEKKWHWARWSRACLPVKEGGLGFRRLKDIVDSFSMKLWFRFRQGSSLWARFLSRKYCRTVSPICAPSRGAISPTWRRLLQIRPRAEPGIRWRIGPGDVSFWDDTWLGDAPLSSRCDVRGDRCVRVSSFILEGDWDFDLLCAVVAPSVAEEIVQIPILVDEPDAIIWTHSTDGAFFVRSSWEQVRPRGSVSDIFTPCWGRWMRPTMPFFLWRFWHRRLPVDEVLQQRGFSLVSKCQCCAMSETFTHIFIDGPIARSVWHFFGAIFRVRIPLTENFSLFLSSWKRGREWSPGGNVREFIPFVVLWFLWTARNDAKHRHLPSSVETVKFQILSYLRLAHSTTVIKPRLWLGALQAARKMGISVGLQRIHKTAIVHWLRPPPGSFKLNVDGSSRGNPGESSVGGVVRDSFGRVLAFFSEFIGLGSNVRAELWAVWRGILLCSDLSLFPLWIETDSQIAIQILRSQRCHWDLDHIVSRTRVLVRNRPVHFSHIYREGNSVADALARQAHDHRQCLLEIGVPLTTPIAALARSDSFGLPYLRSRYSSPAFSRSFLAFLCLPAVCFASSGRWIFQAFTVVSPFLVLAVGLLSRGRPLAPFLSWFSWVLGYMGMARVLFAILLIFCSESAGLRSSPFPGSLCCIVTPQLIVTSGHISSVDLIFSPVLDDASHSFAPQCQFWILLSSGCGYLLVFCCSG from the exons ATGAATGCCATATTCCTTCGTGAGCTTGAGAAGAAGGAGAAAGCTGGTGGTTCATCACCTGTTCCCAAGAAACAACTAGCTTCAACCGCCTCTAAGCCCAAGAAAGATTCTCAAGCTGAGCCACCCAAGAAAAAGCAGGCGAAGGCCCCTGCCACTGCCAAGAAAGATGAAGGTCCCTCATCCCCTACCAATAAGAAGCAAGCTTCGCCTAAGAAAGCCTCCAAGAAGTCCAATTCTCTTACCTCTCCGAAAGTCAAGACTTCTCGTGCCCGTG AGGAAACAGAGTTCAGCCAGCCAGGCAGCCCTCACACGGGTCATAGCATATACCACTCATATACCCCAGAGTCGACCATCGTGGGATGCGGTCCCAATCGCATTGCGCATGGGCTCCTATATAATCTTCCATCTACTGCTGATGCCGCGTTTCTGAGCTCTCTCGAGTACTTCGACGTTGTCAGTCGCACTTGCAGTAGCATCACAGAA AAAATCATTCTCGAAAACTCAAAGAACAAGTCCATCATTGACGGGCTTGCGGCCAAGATTGAGGAGTCACAAAGAACACGCGACCATGAGCTGCAAGAGTTGAAGGCTCAATCTGACGAGCTActaatgaagaaggaagaggagCTCCAGCAGCTAAATAGGAGTCATGAGATGGAGATCCAGAAATTGAAGGAGGAGATGAAGTCTTCCCAAGCTAAG TGTGACTACATTTTACGGCGCGACTTGTGGGCTTCTTTGCTGCAGTTCAAGCCTGATGGTGGTCCTTGGCTTGTCGGGGGGGATTTTAATGTCGTGAGGGATGACTCCGAGTGTCTTGGCTCTTCTGGTGGGAGGCAGCTCCCCATGGACGAGTTTAATCATTTTGTCTTGGAGTCTGCGCTGGTCGACGCTGGTTTTGAGGGCTCTTCGTTCACCTGGACGAATAAGTCCATTTGGAAGCGTCTTGACAGAGTCTTTGTCTCTGTGGATTGGGGTGATCATTTCAACTCAGTCAGAGTTGAACACCTCAGTCGCACGGTTTCGGACCATTGTCCTCTTTTGGTGTCTGCTCCTGTCTTTGCTCGGGGGCCGAGCTCGTTTTGGTTCCAGAGCATGTGGACTCGTCACCCGGGGTTCCATCAAACTGTCAGGCTTAACTGGAACATGCCCTGCTCTTTGCAAGGCATGCCCAGGATCTTTTCCAAGCTGAAGCGGTTGAAGGGCCACCTCAAGTGGTGGAACCGGGATGTGTTTGGGAACCTTTTTGATAAGATCGCTGAGGCGGAGAGGTCGGTTAAGCTGGCTGAGGCCGCCTGTGAAGCGGACCCCTCTAAGAATTGCTGGACCCTCTTGTCCAGGTGCAATGAGGAGCTGTCTAGAGTCACCGCTATGGAAGCGGATTTTTGGAAGCAAAAAGCTGCTTGTAATTGGCTTGAGGATGGGGAGAGGAATACGAAGCTTTTCCACAACTTAGTGAAGAAGAAGAATGTGGTCAATAAGATCTTTCGTATCTGGGAGGATGGAATTTGCCTCACCTCTCCTAGTCTCATCCAGCAGTCTGGGGCTGCCTATTTCGAGCGCCTCCTCACTGGAGATCCCTTTGCCCTGGATCTTCCGGATTTTTCTGGCTTTCCTTTGAGATTTCGGAGGAGGAGAACCTTAGCTTTGCTGCCGCACCTTCCTTGGAGGAGGTTC CATGATGTCATGGACGCCGTCCTTGATTTCTTTCGGGGCTCTCTTATGCCCCAGGGCTTCACTGCCACCACGATCACTTTGATCCCCAAGGTCGAGGGTGCACAAGCTTGGACGGACTTCCGTCCCATCAGCTTGTGTAATGTTTCCAACAAGATCATTTCGAAGCTTTTATACTCTCGTCTGAGGTCGGTGGTGGGGAGACTCGTTTCTCAGAGTCAAAGTGGCTTTGTGCCGGGGCGGATGATTGCTGACAATATCCTTCTCGCACATGAGCTAACTCACAGTCTTAATCTCCCTGCCCGTGGTGGCAATGTCATTCAGAAATTGGACATGGCTAAGGCCTATGATAGAGTTCAATGGTCTTTTCTTCTGGATGTCCTCCGAAGGTTTGGTTTTTCGGAGCAGGTTGTGAGGATG GGTGACCCGTTATCTCCCCTCCTCTTTGTTCTTGGAGCGGAGTATCTGTCCCGTGGTTTGGACCGGTTGTTCCTCCAGCATGCTGATATGAGATATCGGTCTGGGTGTGATTTGCCGATGTACCATTTGGCCTATGCTGACAATGTCATTATTTTTGCCAATGGGGGATCCCGTGGTCTTCAGCGTCTCAAAGATTTTTTGGCTCACTATGAGAATTGCTCGGGCCAGCTCGTTAATGTGGCCAAGAGTGCTATGATCTTTCCTCCGGGCTGGACCGCTCATCGCCGCTCCCGTTTTCTGCGAATCACTGGATTTGCAGAGGGGCAGCTGCCCTTGAAATACCTTGGAGCTCCGCTTTTCCGTGGGAACCGCAAGTGCTCTCTCTTTGAGCCTCTTCTGCAGTCGGTCAGGAAAAAGCTAGAGGGCTGGGAGTCCCGTTCCCTTTCTCCTGGGAGTAGGATGATGCTGATCCACAGTGTGCTCCTTTCGATCCCGATCTTTCTCTGCCAGGTGATCCAGCCTCCTTTGGCTGTTTTGGAGAAATTGGAGCGTATTTTCAATGCTTTTCTTTGGGGCTCCAGACCCTTAGAGAAGAAGTGGCACTGGGCCCGCTGGTCTCGCGCCTGCCTCCCTGTGAAAGAAGGAGGCCTGGGTTTTCGCAGGCTCAAGGACATTGTTGACAGCTTTTCCATGAAGCTGTGGTTCAGATTCCGGCAGGGTTCCTCTCTCTGGGCGAGATTCCTTTCGAGGAAGTATTGCCGGACTGTCAGCCCTATTTGTGCTCCTTCTCGTGGAGCCATTTCCCCCACTTGGAGGCGATTGCTCCAGATTAGACCTCGTGCGGAGCCTGGTATCCGGTGGAGGATTGGTCCTGGGGATGTCTCTTTTTGGGATGATACTTGGTTGGGTGATGCCCCTCTGTCGAGCAGGTGTGATGTCAGAGGGGAtcggtgtgtgcgtgtttccAGCTTCATTTTGGAGGGAGACTGGGATTTTGATCTCCTCTGCGCTGTAGTCGCTCCCTCGGTGGCGGAGGAGATCGTCCAGATTCCTATTTTGGTGGATGAGCCGGATGCGATTATCTGGACCCACAGCACCGATGGTGCCTTTTTTGTGAGATCTTCTTGGGAGCAGGTCAGACCGAGAGGTTCGGTCTCGGATATCTTTACTCCCTGTTGGGGCCGCTGGATGAGGCCCACCATGCCCTTCTTTCTGTGGAGGTTTTGGCATCGGCGGTTGCCTGTGGATGAGGTGCTCCAGCAGCGGGGTTTCTCCCTTGTGTCCAAGTGCCAGTGCTGTGCGATGTCGGAGACATTCACGCACATTTTCATCGACGGTCCCATCGCCCGCTCTGTGTGGCATTTCTTTGGGGCTATCTTTAGAGTTCGCATCCCTCTCACTGAGAACTTCAGTCTGTTTCTCAGTTCTTGGAAAAGGGGTCGCGAGTGGTCTCCGGGGGGTAATGTGAGGGAATTCATTCCTTTTGTCGTGCTTTGGTTCCTTTGGACTGCACGCAATGATGCTAAGCACCGTCACTTACCCTCCTCTGTGGAGACGGTTAAGTTCCAAATTTTGTCTTATTTGAGACTTGCTCATTCCACAACTGTTATCAAGCCCCGTCTTTGGCTGGGGGCTTTGCAGGCTGCGAGGAAGATGGGCATTTCGGTCGGCCTCCAACGGATTCACAAGACTGCCATCGTCCATTGGTTGAGGCCTCCACCTGGGTCCTTCAAGCTCAATGTGGATGGGAGCTCGAGAGGTAACCCGGGTGAGTCGTCTGTGGGAGGGGTTGTCCGGGATTCTTTTGGTAGGGTCTTGGCATTTTTTAGTGAGTTCATTGGTTTGGGGTCCAATGTCCGTGCAGAACTTTGGGCGGTTTGGAGGGGTATTCTTCTCTGTTCTGACCTTAGCCTTTTTCCCCTTTGGATTGAGACCGATTCCCAGATTGCCATTCAGATTCTTAGATCTCAGAGGTGCCATTGGGATTTGGACCATATTGTTTCGAGGACTCGTGTTTTGGTGCGGAATAGGCCGGTTCATTTCTCGCATATCTATCGAGAAGGGAATTCGGTTGCGGATGCGTTGGCGCGGCAGGCTCATGATCATAGGCAGTGTTTGTTGGAGATTGGTGTTCCTTTAACCACTCCCATCGCTGCGTTGGCCCGTTCTGACTCTTTCGGGCTTCCTTACCTTAGATCTAG gTACAGCTCTCCGGCCTTTTCCCGGAGTTTTTTGGCATTTCTTTGTCTCCCTGCCGTTTGCTTTGCTTCTTCAGGGAGATGGATTTTTCAGGCGTTCACTGTGGTTTCCCCTTTCCTGGTTCTTGCTGTTGGATTGCTGTCTCGTGGGCGACCTCTTGCGCCCTTCCTTTCTTGGTTTTCTTGGGTACTTGGATATATGGGTATGGCTCGTGTTCTCTTCGCCATACTCCTGATATTTTGCTCCGAATCTGCTGGTTTGCGGTCGTCCCCTTTTCCAGGCAGCCTCTGCTGTATAGTTACTCCCCAGCTGATCGTGACTTCTGGACATATTTCTAGCGTAGACCTGATCTTTAGTCCTGTCCTGGATGACGCCAGCCACTCTTTCGCGCCTCAGTGTCAGTTTTGGATTTTGCTGAGCTCGGGCTGTGGATATCTGCTGGTTTTTTGCTGCTCAGGATGA
- the LOC140875442 gene encoding uncharacterized protein: MDGQVPPQGLDQRRRVDEANNPTRDLRGVVAPHNDALVVTVTIANYDVARIFVDSGSSVNVLFKGTLDQMKMEGFELEPISTPLYGFTGHAIRPLGQVFLPVSLGNDPRRVTKMVSFTVVDAPSS; encoded by the exons ATGGATGGTCAAGTTCCTCCTCAAGGACTTGACCAAAGAAGGAGGGTGGATGAGGCTAATAACCCTACCAGAG ACCTTCGTGGTGTTGTGGCTCCGCATAATGATGCTTTGGTGGTCACGGTCACAATCGCAAATTATGATGTGGCGAGGATATTTGTTGACAGTGGGAGTTCAGTGAATGTGTTGTTCAAAGGGACGTTGGATCAAATGAAAATGGAAGGATTTGAATTGGAGCCTATCTCAACACCTTTGTATGGATTCACGGGCCATGCTATTCGACCGTTGGGTCAGGTTTTCCTCCCAGTATCCCTGGGAAATGATCCTCGACGGGTCACCAAGATGGTGAGTTTCACGGTGGTAGATGCTCCTTCCTCATAA